From the Nocardia fluminea genome, the window TGAACGACAGGATGACGTGGTCGCCCACGGCCAGGTCGGCCGGGCAGTTGGGGCCGAGCTTGGTGATGACACCCGCGCCCTCGTGCCCGCCCATCACCGGGTAGCCCGGCATCGGCGTCGCGCCGGTGACGATGTGATGGTCGGAGTGGCACATGCCCGCCGTTTCCATCCGGATCTGCACTTCACCGGCGACGGGGTCGCCGACCTCGATCTCCTCGACCGACCATTCCTGATCGGTGCCCCACAGGATCGCGCCCTTCGTCTTCATGCCGGTAGACCTCTCGCCAAGCTCGTGCCTCATTGTGACTGCACTCACCCTAACGACAAATCACCGATTTCTGAAACACGTTCTAGAAATTTCTCGAGAAATTTCTATCCGCGCACGTCGTGGACGTGGTGCACGACGTCGTGCAGGAAGTACCGGCCCAGCGAGGTGACCGTGAACAGCGAACCGTCACTGCGCGCACCCCGCAGCTGGAGCTGATCGGCGGGTACCGCGGCGAAGGCGGCGGCCACGCGATCGGCGGCGAGAGCCAGCTCTCGCGCGACCACGGCGGGGTCCTGCCGGTCGTAGCGATCGGCCACGGCGGTCGCGTCCTGATCCCAGTTCTCGAACCGCGGCACCTCGGTGCCGTCACCGTCCAGCATCAGCGCGAGCCGGGTATCGAAGATCCGGCACACGTCGCGCACGTGCGCGCCGTACTCGAGGACAGACCAGGTCGCCTCGTCCGGACGCACTCGCGCGTCGTCGCGTTCGAGCGCAGAGCCGATCCGGGTGGCGCTGTCCAGGACGATCTCGGGGACGGCCGAGTACGCCGTGGCCTCGGCATCGAATCCACACTCGGCGCAGGCACGTTCGAGGACCCAGGTCCAGTTCTTGGTGTCAGGAACGATCATGGGAATCAGCCTAGGATGTCTGCTTCTTGCGCTCCATCAATATCGAGCCAACTATCGGCGAGATCCGGCATCACTCGGCGAGCTGACTCGCTTGCTCGAACATCTCCAGCGTCACCGCGTGCAGGAAGTCGCCGACCGGTTTCGGCGCCTTGCCCGCGAACGCCCGCGCGTAGGTGCCCTCGAGGACGATGCCCAGCTTGAAACAGGCCAGCACCGTGTACCAGGTGACCGCGCTCAGGTCGCGGTCGGAGAACTTGCCGTAGTGCTCGATCATCTGCGCCTCGGTCGGCAGACCGCCGACGGTGCCGAGGGTGCCCATCAGGCCCGCGCCGACGGTGCCGGGCTCGGGCCGGGTCGCCAGCTGCCAGCCGAGATCGAGCAGCGGGTCGCCGATGGTCGACATCTCCCAGTCGACCATCGCCGCCACCTCGGGGCCGTCGTAGTCGAACATCATGTTCGCCAGGTGGCAGTCACCGTGCATGATGCCGGGCGTCCAGTCCGTGGGCCGGTGCCGCTCGAGCCAGTCGCCGATCCGCTCGACACCGGGGATCTGCGGGCCGGGGTAGCCCTCGTTGGCGTTGTAGGAGTCGAGCTCGCGCAGCCAGCGCGGGACCTGGCGCTCGAGGAAACCCGCGGGACGGCCGTAGTCGTCGAGGCCGAGAGCTTGATAGTCGAGGGAGCCGAGCCGGGCGATGGCCTCGACCGCGGACAGTCCCATCTGGCGCCGGACCTCGGGATCGCCTGCGTGCAGCGCGGGCAGTTCGGTCTGCGGGTTGAAGCCGCGGATCGGCTCCATCAGATAGAACACCGCGCCGATCACCGACTCGTCGTCGCAGGCGGCGATCACCCGGGGCGAACGCACCTCGGTGTCGGCGATCGCGCGTAGCAGCCGTGATTCCCGGCCGATCACCTCGTTGCTCTTGGCGCGCAGATGCTTGGGCCCCCGCCGCAACACGTACTCGCGCCCGCCCCGGGTGAAGCGCAGCATCACGTTCTGCGTGCCGCCGCCGAGCGCGGTAACCGCGCCGAAATCCGTCCCGGGCAAGCCCTGTTCGTCCATCCACCGCCCGATTGCCGCGAAATCGGCGATCGCCGGGTCAACATCGACAGGTTGAGAAACAGCCATGGCGCACATTGTGCCCCGACACCGGTGGGGACTGCGCGGGAATGACCGCGCGCACGCCCGGCGTAAAGTTTCTGCCACGATGCGCACGCTCTTGATCGACAACTACGACTCGTTCACCTACAACCTCTATCAGCTGATCAGCGAGGTCAACGGGAGCGAGCCGACCGTCGTGCGCAACGACGAGGCAGATGTGGCGCTCGACCTGGATCAGTTCGACAATGTGGTGATCTCGCCCGGACCCGGCCGCCCCGACCGCGCCCGCGACATGGGGGTGTCGACGACGCTGATCGCGCGCACCGATCTCCCGCTGCTCGGCGTGTGCCTGGGTCATCAGGGGATCGTGCTCGGCGCGGGCGGAACGGTGGAACGCGCGCCGCGGGCCAGGCACGGTTTTCTCGATCAGGTGACACATGACGACCGGGATCTGTTCGCCGGTCTGCCGCAGGGCTTCACCGTGGTGCGGTACCACTCGCTCGCGGCGCGGGAGCCGCTGCCCGCGGCGCTCGAGATGACCGCGTCGACCAGCGATGGGGTGATCATGGGGGTGCGCCATCGCGAACGGCCGCAGTGGGGTGTGCAGTTCCACCCCGAGTCGGTGTCGAGCGAGTTCGGCGCCGCGCTGCTGCGCAACTTCGCCGATCTCACCAAGGCGCGCACGCGGGTCGCCGCGCCGGTGGTCGTGCGTGGGCACGCGGCAGTGGCGCCTGTTTCGCGGCAACGTTCATTTCGCTTGCGGCACAGGGTGATCGAACGAGCGATCGACACCGAAGCGATCTTCCTGCACCGCTTCTCCGCTGCCGCGAGCGCGTTCTGGCTCGACAGTGAGCACGTGGAACCGGGCCTCGACCGGTTCTCCTTCCTCGGTGACGCGAGCGGGCCGCATGCCGAGATCGTCGGCTACCGGGTCGGCGACGCCCGCGTCACCGTGACGGACGCCGAGGGCACTCGCACCGTCGCGGGCACGATCTTGGACTACCTCGACCGCGAACTCCGTGCGCGCCACTGCGAAACCCCGCCGCTGCCTTTCGACTTCGCGGGTGGCTATGTCGGCTATCTCGGTTACGAGGTGAAGGCCGACTGCGGTGCGAGCATCGCGCACCGCTCCCCGACCCCCGACGCCCAGTGGATTTTCGCCGATCGGCTGATCGTCGTCGACCATGAGGCAGGGCGCACCCACCTGCTCGCTCTGTGCGAACCCGCCACCGAGACCGACGCCGAGCAGTGGCTGCGCGAGACCGCCGAGTCCTTCGATGATCTGCCCACCTGGGCCAATCCCGCCGACCTGCCCGTGCCCGCCGACCCTGACGCCGTGCAGGCGCATCTGGTGCGTGGCCGCGACCGCTATCTGGCCGACATCGCGGTGTGTCAGGACCGGCTGCACGCGGGCGAGTCCTACGAGAT encodes:
- a CDS encoding DinB family protein, giving the protein MIVPDTKNWTWVLERACAECGFDAEATAYSAVPEIVLDSATRIGSALERDDARVRPDEATWSVLEYGAHVRDVCRIFDTRLALMLDGDGTEVPRFENWDQDATAVADRYDRQDPAVVARELALAADRVAAAFAAVPADQLQLRGARSDGSLFTVTSLGRYFLHDVVHHVHDVRG
- a CDS encoding phosphotransferase family protein; translation: MCAMAVSQPVDVDPAIADFAAIGRWMDEQGLPGTDFGAVTALGGGTQNVMLRFTRGGREYVLRRGPKHLRAKSNEVIGRESRLLRAIADTEVRSPRVIAACDDESVIGAVFYLMEPIRGFNPQTELPALHAGDPEVRRQMGLSAVEAIARLGSLDYQALGLDDYGRPAGFLERQVPRWLRELDSYNANEGYPGPQIPGVERIGDWLERHRPTDWTPGIMHGDCHLANMMFDYDGPEVAAMVDWEMSTIGDPLLDLGWQLATRPEPGTVGAGLMGTLGTVGGLPTEAQMIEHYGKFSDRDLSAVTWYTVLACFKLGIVLEGTYARAFAGKAPKPVGDFLHAVTLEMFEQASQLAE
- the pabB gene encoding aminodeoxychorismate synthase component I, producing MRTLLIDNYDSFTYNLYQLISEVNGSEPTVVRNDEADVALDLDQFDNVVISPGPGRPDRARDMGVSTTLIARTDLPLLGVCLGHQGIVLGAGGTVERAPRARHGFLDQVTHDDRDLFAGLPQGFTVVRYHSLAAREPLPAALEMTASTSDGVIMGVRHRERPQWGVQFHPESVSSEFGAALLRNFADLTKARTRVAAPVVVRGHAAVAPVSRQRSFRLRHRVIERAIDTEAIFLHRFSAAASAFWLDSEHVEPGLDRFSFLGDASGPHAEIVGYRVGDARVTVTDAEGTRTVAGTILDYLDRELRARHCETPPLPFDFAGGYVGYLGYEVKADCGASIAHRSPTPDAQWIFADRLIVVDHEAGRTHLLALCEPATETDAEQWLRETAESFDDLPTWANPADLPVPADPDAVQAHLVRGRDRYLADIAVCQDRLHAGESYEICLTDAVAVAAAPEDGFAFYRRLRRCNPAPYAAYLRFDGLDVACSSPERFLKIDRDRMVESKPIKGTAPRGRTADEDERLRRALADDPKTRAENLMIVDLLRNDLGRVCEVGSVHVPKLMDTETYSTLHQLVSTVRGTLLAGAGVIDCLRACFPGGSMTGAPKLRTMEILDELETEARGIYSGTIGFLGLNGTADLNIVIRTAIRYDDEWRIGAGGAIVLDSDPEDEYAEMVLKAAATFRALIPET